In a single window of the Microbacterium sp. SL75 genome:
- a CDS encoding NAD(P)H-dependent glycerol-3-phosphate dehydrogenase — translation MSRKSALPVAGPKVAVVGAGSWGTTFGKILADGGASVVMWARRPELAAEITESKRNSRYLPGINLPRTMTATTDLAQALNGAEQIYLSVPSQSLRENLAAIKPLVEHTDVPIVSLMKGVEKSTGLRMSQVIEQVLQCDPARIAVASGPNLALEIAREQPTAAVISSLSPETAEAVARRARNRYFRSFVNTDVIGTEFGGVLKNLIAVAIGIVDGVGYGENTKASIITRGLVEMTDFAVAQGAQPETLQGLAGLGDLIATCQSPLSRNNTAGRLLGQGYGYKEVVAQMQQTAEGLASVAPVLQLAKQVGVDMPIVQQVKMVLDGTMDPRDIAPHLTTDDDQPQGERTQNDQTGGGGALRRALQRAFDQFRHGGRGAAGDRP, via the coding sequence TTGAGCCGTAAGAGCGCCCTGCCCGTCGCGGGCCCGAAGGTCGCCGTCGTCGGCGCCGGAAGCTGGGGAACGACGTTCGGCAAGATCCTCGCCGACGGCGGCGCCTCCGTCGTCATGTGGGCGCGTCGTCCCGAGCTCGCGGCCGAGATCACCGAGTCCAAGCGCAACAGCAGGTACCTCCCGGGTATCAACCTGCCGCGCACGATGACCGCGACGACGGACCTGGCCCAGGCGCTGAACGGTGCGGAGCAGATCTACCTCTCGGTGCCCAGCCAGTCGCTGCGCGAGAACCTCGCCGCCATCAAGCCGCTCGTCGAGCACACCGACGTGCCGATCGTCTCGCTCATGAAAGGCGTCGAGAAGTCGACCGGCCTGCGCATGAGCCAGGTCATCGAACAGGTTCTGCAGTGCGACCCCGCCCGCATCGCGGTGGCATCCGGTCCGAACCTCGCCCTCGAGATCGCGCGCGAGCAGCCGACCGCAGCCGTCATCAGCTCGCTCAGCCCCGAGACCGCCGAGGCCGTCGCCCGTCGCGCGCGCAACCGGTACTTCCGCTCGTTCGTGAACACCGACGTGATCGGCACCGAGTTCGGCGGGGTGCTGAAGAACCTCATCGCGGTGGCGATCGGCATCGTCGACGGCGTCGGGTACGGCGAGAACACGAAGGCGTCGATCATCACGCGCGGGCTCGTCGAGATGACCGACTTCGCGGTCGCGCAGGGCGCGCAGCCCGAGACGCTCCAGGGCCTGGCGGGCCTCGGCGACCTCATCGCGACGTGCCAGTCGCCGCTGAGCCGCAACAACACCGCGGGGCGCCTGCTCGGCCAGGGCTACGGCTACAAAGAGGTCGTCGCCCAGATGCAGCAGACCGCCGAGGGGCTGGCATCCGTGGCTCCCGTGCTCCAGCTCGCGAAGCAGGTCGGCGTCGACATGCCCATCGTGCAGCAGGTGAAGATGGTGCTCGACGGGACGATGGATCCGCGGGACATCGCACCGCACCTGACGACAGACGACGACCAGCCGCAGGGCGAGAGGACGCAGAATGACCAAACCGGTGGTGGTGGTGCTCTTCGGCGGGCGCTCCAGCGAGCATTCGATCAGTTCCGCCACGGCGGGCGGGGTGCTGCGGGCGATCGACCGTGA